Within the Nocardioides aurantiacus genome, the region CATGCTGATGCGCGTCCTCCCCCACCAGCGCCGGCACGTTCGCCGCACGCCGACGCAGCAGATCGGCCTGACGGAGCCGACCGAGCTCGGCCTGCAACCGCTTCACCAACTGGTAGTCCAAGCCGCTCACGTCAGACTCCTGACGGACCGCTGCTTGCTGCTTCGCCGGTCATCGGCACTTGGCACCTCGGCTGCGCGGAGACTCGCTTCGGTCGCATGCTTGACCAGGCCACCGATCTCCTTCCACACCACATCGGCGGAGCACATCAGCTCGGTCCGAGACAGCCGGCCCCGCGGATCTTCGCCGGCCTCGAGGCGCGCCACGGCCTTCGGGTCCCACGCCACGAAACCTGCCCCTGCGAGGAACGGGTGCGCTGGGGAGTCGTCGAGCACGCGGCACACGTCAGCCACATCGGCGCGGCCGTGGCGCGCGGACGAAACCAGCAGCGGATAGACCCGCACTCGCCGACCGGCCGGGGCGGCGCGATGTGAAGCCACCGCCGGAATGAGGCGGTTGAGCCGTTCACGCAGACGGACGACCGACCCCGGGGACGCGCGACCCACCACCACGACCAGATCGGCCAGCGCCGCCACACCCACCAGCGGTGATGCCGCCTGCACCCGGCCCAGGTCCACGAACACCGGGACCGACGACGCAGCTAGAGCCACGCCCAACGCCTGCCAATCGACCCCGCCAGCGGCTTGCTCCGCACACAGGTGACCCGGAACCACCGCCAGATCGCGGGTGAACTGATGCGCATGCCGCGACGCCAAGTCCGATGCGCTGCTGGTGCGCGACGCCGCCGCAACGGTCAGGACCGTCGGCGCCTCGGGCAGAGCCCCCTCACGCCGTCGCCGCAGCCTCACCCCGAGATCACCACCGAACAGGTCGGACTCCACCAACAGAGTCGACCCCGACCAAGCCGACGCCAGCGCGAGGGCCGACGTCGTCGTACCAGGTGACCCCTTGTCCGAAGACAGCGCAACCAACATCAGTCATCACCACCCAGCGGCGCCTGGACCAGCGCGACCCGGCCAGCTGCACCGAACGACGCGACCGTGTCCGCCACCTCATCCGGTACCACCAGCGCGATCCGGCTGCCCGCCCCCTCTACGACGTCGACGGACCGCACGACCGCCGATGCCGCCAGCGTCGTGGGGTCGTCCAGCTCGCTTGGCGAGCTCGCATCGCCCGTCGGAGGCACCGCCACCACACTGACCCGGTCACCTGCCGCAAGCCCACCGGGCGCACGGGTGCCATCGACCTGCACCCCCACCACCCGCTCCCCAGCCGCTGGCACCGGATCGGACGTCAGCACCGCGGCGTCCAGCAGTTGCCCGGGCACCAGGCCCACCACCGTCGTACGGCCCAACACCTCGCCAACCCGGGCCGACGGAACAGCACCACCGACACCAGCCACCTCAACGACCGCCAAATCACCGCTCCCGATCACCGAACCAGCCGGCACCTGCCTGGACACCGCCAGCACCTCGACCCGGTCGCTCTTCTGCTGCCACAACCAGCCCGCTAGCAGCACCGAGACCAGCACGAGCAGCACCGCGCCAGCCCACTGGCCGTACCGACGCGGCACCCGTGGCACCCCGCGGCCGGGCACATGGCGCGAGTCGGGGTCGCTGGTGACGACGCTTCCCGGACGCGACCCGTTGCGTCCGGGCCGGTCCGGCGAAGTCTTCTGCGGCGCATCGGTGGTCATCCGACGACCACCGTCTGCCGCTGCAGCACCTGCAGCTCACCCGTGCCCACGGGTGCATCGACCAGGCCCAGGCTCCCCGAGCCGCTGGTGCATGCCCCGCTACAGACCCACGTGACCTCGTAGCCGATCGAGGCCGACAACACGTAGACCCCACCGGATTCATGTCCTGACGTCGCGTCATAGGTGTACGAGCACGTGGTGCGTGCGGCGTCGGTCATTCCGGTGCGCCACTCGTCGCCCGGACCGAAACACGTCTTGACGGCCGGACCTGTGTCCCACATGACCCGACTCGGCGCGGCTCTCACCGTGACCTGGGTACCCCCCGCAGTGACGGTCTTAGTCAGACTGCCCCACTGCGAGCGGGGCACCCACAACCAGTTCTCGACGCCCACGTAGCTGTGAGCGGGCGCCTGCGGCGCCGTGCGGACATCGGCCGTCCGCAGCTGCAGCAGCCCGAGCGCCTCCGCAGCGAGCTCGCCCGGATCCGGCGGCACGACAACCTGTCCCGGCGCGGACCACAGCACACGGGCGTCACACGTGTTGGCTCGACCCGACATCGTGCAGGCACTGCACAGCGACAGGCTCCCCGTCGAGTGCCCCTGCCAAGCGGCCGAACCCGCCGGAGCGTCGTACGGCGCGGCGTAGCACTGGTTGCTCCCCGACCACACCCCCAGGTGCGACGAGCACGGCACTTGCGCTCCGCCGGTCTTGACGCAGCCAGCCGCTTGACTGCGCGATGGGGTAGATGTGCTGCGGCCACCGTTTGCTGACGACCCCGGATCGCGCACGACGATGCATACGCTGCCCCCATTGGTGCCAACGGCAGATGTATCTCCAGAGCAGCGGCCGCCCGCGAGCGCTGGTGCGGCAACAGCACCTAGCCCGATGAAGAGCAACGAAAGAGTCAGGATTGACGCCGTCGCCCCACGCGCGCTCAGCACGTTCGCCCCTGGCTTGCCGTCCCTGAGCGCCAGTGGTCATCGGCGGCCCTACGGACAACTCGTACGGAGTAAACGTGCGGCCTACGAAGCTGAGGCTGCGCCACCACCTTGCCGGCTTGGCGCACAACCAAGCTGGACTCGTCGAGACAGCGGCGAATCCGAACGGAGGCCGCCCCGCTTTCTTCGACGGAGATGTCGGCAGGGCGCACCCACAACTCCCGCGGCTTGCCGGCGATGGTCACGTCGTTGTTTGCCAGCTGGGCCAGGTTGGCCCAAGCGTCGACCCACTTGATCGAGTAGCGGCGATAGAACTTGCTGGCGGGTTCGGTTGTCCGCCCCTGCGCTAAAAACTGGTTGTTCCGAGCTGTGAACTTCGCGTACGCCGTCCGTGCGCCCTCGTACGCCTTCCGCTCGGCAGCTGAGTAGGGCGCTAACTCGTCCGGCAGCGCAGGAGTGCTCTGCTGGGGTGTCGACGACTCCGCCCGACTTGGAGCCGAAGCAGTGGGCTGTTCGGAGGTTCCATCGCAACCCGCGCAGGCCAACAGAACGATGGCTAGTGCTGGAATCCAGAGTCGCGGCATCCCGAGAACCTCCGAGTGGGCCCGTGCTGCCCTTGGCACGTTACGCCTGATCAGCGGGGTGGCAAGAGGCAAAGCGGACGACGTCAGCGACGCTCGCATGGCCATACAAGGCGCTCCTCTCGCTCTTCGGAGACAGGCACACGTGGGGTTGTCTTCCGGACATCAGGCTGCGCCCGACCGTGATCGGTCTCCCGGCATCTAGCCGATCCTGTGGATTCGGCGCGTGCTTCTGCCCGCTGTGCAGCACGAGGGGACGGCACGAGACACCGTCACCTGACGGCAATGACGCACAACGGCGCAGAGAGGACCCCCTGTCCACAGCTGACGGCGCCGTCTGAGCTGGCCGGGTGCCGGACTGGCACTCTCGGTCCCCGTGAGACCAGCCCGCTCACCTGCAGATCACGAAGCAGCATCGGCCGACAAGGAGAAGCCATGACCATGCCATCACCCGAGCGAGTGCCCACCGACCCAGGCGACGACCCCCTCCTGGCGATCGAGGACGCAGCCGGCTACCTGTCCATCACGAAGGCCACGCTCTACACCTGGCGCAGCCGTCGTCCGGGCTTCGGTCCCTGCGCGGTCAAGGTCGGCGGGTGTCTTCGCTACCGCCGGTCAGAGCTCGACCGGTGGATTGTCGCTCACACCGAGGCGCCGATCGCCGGAGCCGACCTCGAGTCCTCCCGGGGCCGCACACCGCACCTGGCCGGCGGCGTCGCGCTGACGCCAGGTGGACGACGTTAGGGGGTCCTGATGGGCCGGGGCAGACCCCCGACGCCACTGCAGACCTGGGGCAGTCTTCACACGTCGCAGGTGCGGCCGGGAGCGTTCAGAGCGCGCACCCGTGTCCGAGACGACGACGGGATGACCCGACAGGTAACCGCCATGGGGACCACCAAGGCCGCCGCTGAGCGAGCGCTCCGCGAGAAGCTCGTCCGACGATCTCCGCCCACCACCGCGAGCATGTCGCACCAGCTCCCCCTACGAGACCTTGCCGCACTCTGGCTCGCGTTCCTCCGGTCGGAAGGACGACTGGAAGCCACGACCATCAACGAGTACGAGCGCCTGCTACACCGAGCGGTGCTGCCCCAGCTTGGTGACCTGCGGCTCCGCGAGCTGTCGACCAGCCGGGTGGAGGCCTTCATCGTCGACCTGGCCGCCACGAGCGCGAGCCGTCAGCGCAAGGCCAAGGTCGTGCTTGGCGCCATGCTGGACATGGCCGTCCGACACGACGCCCTGGTGGTCAACCCCGTCCGCCAGACATCCCGACTACGCCGGCCCAAGACCGAGACCCGCGCGTTGACACTCGGCGAGGTCCGCCGTCTCAGGGCGGCGCTGCGTGATTCCATGACGAGCGACAGGTCCGGCCCCCGAGAGTCCCCCGACCTGACCGACGTGTTCGAACTGATGCTCGCCACCGGTGCGCGCATCGGGGAGGTCCTGGCACTCCGGTGGTCCGACATTGACCTCGACTCGGCACCCCCCACCCTGACGATCACCGGCACCATCAAGTCCGAACCGGGTCGAGCGACCTACCGCAAGGACTCCCCCAAGACCGACTCCGGCGTCCGGACCCTGGCGCTGCCGCGCTTCGCGGTCGCCATGCTCCGTGGGCGACAGCGCGAACAGGATCCAAACGACCTCGACGCCGTATTCGTCACGCGCAACGGCACCTGGCACCAGGTCGTCAACATGGAACGGCGTTGGCGGCGGGTCCGCGAGTCGGCTGGCCTGGAGTGGGTGACGCCGCACATCCTGCGCAAGACCGTAGCGACGCTGATCTCCGAACGCGTGGACGCCGAAGCGGCATCCAAACAGCTCGGGCACTCATCGTCTGCCATCACGCGCGAGTTCTACATCGCCAAGCCCGCCCTCGCTGCGGACGTCTCCGACCTGCTCCAAGAGCTCGCCGACAGCGCCCACGACGAGGGATCGCCGCGCTGAGTCACGACCCCACATGACGGCGTTTGTGCCATGCGGCCCAGGCCGGGACGCAGCGAATAAATGGTGAATAAGTGCGTCATCTGGGGGGTGGGGGTCAAATTGCAGAACGCCCCTGACCTGCATCTCTGCAGGTCAGGGGCGGTGCATCGGTCGGGCTGACAGGATTTGAACCTGCGACCCCTTGACCCCCAGTCAAGTGCGCTACCAAGCTGCGCCACAGCCCGATGCCCCCGGCATGACCCGGCCTGACGACCGGCCCGGAAGCGAGGACGACCTTACCGCAGGGGTCGGCCGCGGGGGCAACTCGGGGTGGCACCGGCCGGGCCGTCGTACGTCACAGCCAGCGCCCGGGCCGGTCACAGGTTCCTCTCCGGCTCGCGCGGTCTGCTGTCCTCACCGCCACCCCAGCTCGGAGGACACCATGGACGACCGCACCCCTTCCCCGTCGTACGACGCCCCGCCGGCGTACCCGCTCGACCCCGCTGCCGTGACCACGGAGCCCCGGCCCTCGGGCCGGGAGCGTCGCCGCCGGGTGCTGCGACGGGCGGGGGTGCCCGCGATGGCGCTGACGCTGCTGGTCGGCGCCGGGGGCGTCGGCTACGCGCTGGGCCGGCCCGGCACGCCCCCGGGCGTGGGTGGCACCAGCACCGCCCCGTCGCTCACCCGCGGGCCGCAGGACGGGTCGGGGGCGACGCAGGGGACGCAGCCGCCCGGCTGGTCGCTGCCGTCGGCCCCCTCGCCCCAGACCGGCGACGGGGCCGGGGTCGACACGAGCGGCGACACCAGCGGCACGGCGTCCGGCGACCAGCTGACCGGCCTGGTCCGCATCGCCACCACCCAGTCGTACGCCGGCGCGGAGGCCGCCGGCACCGGCATGGTGCTGACGGCCGACGGGGAGGTCGTCACGAACCACCACGTCGTCGAGGGTGCGACCGACATCGAGGTGACGGTGATGGCGACCGGGACGACGTACGCCGCGGACGTGGTCGGCTCCGACGCCGCGGCCGACGTCGCCCTGCTGCGGCTCGACGACGCCTCGGGCCTGGCCACCGTCACCACCGACTCCGACGGGGTGGCCGTCGGCGACGCCGTCACGGCGGTCGGTGACGGCGAGGGCGCCGAGGACCACCTCTCGGCGGCGACCGGCTCGGTGCTCGCCACCGACCAGCAGATCACCACGCGGTCGGGCGCCGGCGCGTCGGTCGAGCGCCTGAGCGACCTCGTCCAGATCAGCTCCGACGTCGTCTCGGGCTACAGCGGCGGGGCGACGTACGACGAGGACGGCGAGGTCGTCGGCATGACCACGGCCGCCTCCAGCGGCACCACCGACGTCGTCGGGTACGCCGTCCCGGTCGCCACCGTGCTCCGGATCGCCGGCGACCTCGAGCAGGGCGTGCAGGACGCGGCGTACGCCTACGGCCGGCCGGCGTTCCTCGGCGTCGCGCTCGACGGCACCGGCACGACGCTGGCCGGGGTGTACGACGCCACGCCGGCCGCCGACGCGGGGCTGGCCGAGGGCGACACGATCACCGCCGTCGACGGCGAGGCCGTGGGCACCGCCGAGCGGCTGCGCGCGGCCGTATCGGCCCACGAGCCCGGCGACAGCGTCGAGATCAGCTGGACCGACGCCTCGGGGACGACCCGCAGCGCCACCGTCGAGCTGACCGAGGGCCCGGTCGCCTGACGCGGCGCGTTGCGGCGTCGTACGACATGTCAGCCGTTCTGGGCACTTGTCCGCCGTCACGACGGCAGACGAGTCCCCAGTTCCCCGGACGTCCGGGGAACTGGGGACGCCCGTCAGCGCTTGCGCTTCTCCCGGGGCCGCACCTCGAGGCTGATCGGGGTGCCGACGAACCCGAACTCCTCGCGCAGCCGGCGCTCGATGAATCGCTCGTAGCCGGCGTCGAGCTTGCCGCTGGTGAACAGCACGAAGGTCGGGGGTGCGGTGGCGGCCTGGGTGCCGAAGAGCACCTTGGGCTGCTTGCCGCTGCGCACGGGGTGCGGGTGCTCGGCGACGAGCCGGCCGAGGAAGCTGTTGAGCTGGCCGGTGCCGATGCGGGTCTCCCACCCCTCCAGCGCCCGCTCGAGTGCCGGGACCAGCCGGTCGATGTGCCAGCCGGTGCGGGCGGTGACGTTGATCCGCGGCGCCCACTGCACCTGCACGAGGTCGCGCTCGATCTCGCGGTCGAGGTAGTAGCGGCGCTCGTCGTCGACGAGGTCCCACTTGTTGAAGGCGATGACCAGGGCGCGGCCCGACTCGCGGATGGTCTGGATGATCCGCATGTCCTGCTCGGAGACCGACTGCGAGCCGTCGATGACCAGGACGGCGACCTCGGCCCGCTCGATGGCGGTCTCGGTGCGCAGCGAGGCGTAGTACTCGTGGCCCGACGCGGTCTTGACTCGCTTGCGGATGCCGGCGGTGTCGATGAAACGCCACTCGCGGCCGCCGAGCTGGATCAGCTCGTCGACGGGGTCGACGGTGGTGCCGGAGGCGTCGTCGACGACGACGCGGTCCTCCTGGGCCAGCTGGTTGAGCAGCGAGGACTTGCCGACGTTGGGCCGACCCACGATGGCGATCCGGCGGGGGCCGCCGAGCTCGGTGAAGGACTCCGGCGGCGTCTCGGGGAGCGCCGCCAGGCAGGCGTCGAGCAGGTCGCCCGAGCCGCGCCCGTGCAGCGCGGAGACCGGGATGGGCTCGCCGAGCCCGAGGTGCCACAGCCCGTAGGCCTCGGCCTCGGTGCGCTGGTCGTCGACCTTGTTGGCGGCCAGCACGACGGGCTTGCCCGACTTGCGGAGGATCCGGACGACCGCCTCGTCGGAGTCGGTGATGCCGACCCCGGCGTCGACGACGAACAGGACCGCGTCGGCCACCTGCACGGCGATCTCGGCCTGGGCCGCGATCGACTTGGCGAGGCCGCGGGCGTCGGGGTCCCACCCGCCGGTGTCGACGACGGTGAACGCCCGGCCGTTCCAGACCGCGTCGTAGGACACCCGGTCGCGGGTCACGCCGGGCTTGTCCTCCACGACTGCCTCGCGGCGGCCGATGATGCGGTTGACCAGGGTGGACTTGCCCACGTTGGGCCGGCCGACCACTGCCAGCACGGGGGCGTTGGGCTCCGCCTCCGAGGCGGGGGTGCGGGGGGTCTCAGGGGTGCTCATCGCGTCTCAGCTACTTCGTGTCGTCGGTTCGTGGGGTCGGGCCGAGCGGGCCGGGCAGGCGCAGCCCGGTGGTCCTCTCGGCCTGCCGCGTCGTCTCCACGATCGCGGCGGTGACCCGGGCTGCTGCCCCGGCCACTTCGGCCTGCGTGCGCGGCCACTCGCGTCGACCGAGCCGGAGCGGGGCTCCGAGGGTCATCACGAGGCGGCTGCCGCGCGGCGGCAGGGAGTCGGCGTGCCCACCCGGTGTGCGCGTGCCGAGGAACGACACGGGCACGACCGGCGCGCCGGTCACCAGCGCGAGGTACGCCGCACCCGGTCGCGAGGTCGCCATGTCCCCGCTGCCGCGCACGCCCTCGGGGAACACCCCGACCACCTGGTCTTGTTCCAGGGCCCGCCGCGCGACGTGGAGCGCGTGCCGGTCGACGGCGTACCGGTCGATCGGCACCTGCCCGGCCGCGGTCAGCAGGGTGCCGATCGGGCCGACGAACATCTCCTGCTTGGTCAGCGCGTGCACCGGCCGCGGGGCGCAGATCGCCAGCAGCGGCCCGTCGAGCCAGCCGACGTGGTTGGCCGCGACGACGACCCCTCCGCTCGCGGGCATCTGCTCGGCGCCGTGCAGCTCGAAGTCCCACCAGGTGCGCACCGCCCGCTGCGCCGCGGGACGCCCCCGGGCCAGCAGGGCGGTCCGGGGCACCTCGAGGAGGTCGCCCCCGGGGTCGCTCAGGTCGGGCGACGCCGTCACGGGGCGCTCCCGGCTCCCGTCGCCCGACCCGCCGCCTGGTCCGTGTGCTGGTCCGTCTGCTGGCGCACCAGGGCGATGACCTGCTCGACCACCTCGTCGAGGGTGTACGGCGTGGTGTCGAGGTGGACCGCCCCGTCCGGGGCCACGGCGGGCGCGGTGGCGCGGCCGGAGTCGATCGAGTCGCGGCGCAGCAGGTCGGCGCGGGTGGCGTCGACGTCGGCGGCGCCGTTCTCGGCCGTACGCCGCTGCGCGCGGGCCGCGGGGTCGGCCGTGAGGTAGAGCTTGACCTCGGCGTCGGGCGCCACCACCGAGCCGATGTCGCGCCCCTCGACGACGATGCCGCCGTCGCCGATGATGGCGCGCTGCAGGTCGAGCAGCCGCTGGCGCACCTGCGGGACCGACGCGACCGCGCTGACGTGGTCGGTGACCTCCTGGGTGCGGATCCGCGCCGCCACGTCGACGCCGTCGACGGTGATGGTCGGGTGCTGCGGGTCGGTGCCGGACTCGACCCGGGTGGTGGCCGCGGCGGCCGCGATCGCGTCGGGGTCCTCGAGGTCCGCCCCGGCGTCGAGGACGGCGGCCGTCAGCGCCCGGAACTGGGCTCCGGTGTCGAGGTAGCGCAGCCCGAGCCGGTGCGCCACCGCACGCGAGGTGCTCGACTTGCCCGAACCCGAGGGTCCGTCCATCGCGACCACGACCGTGCTGCCCACCCGGCGGCTCCTCTCGTCCCCGACGTCACCGCCGGACGCAGCGGCCGGCGACGGGGCGTCGCGGCTCGCGGCAAGCGCCGATCCTACCGGTGGGTGACCCAGCTCCTGCCGCCCAGCGCCTCGCGCAGGCCGGACGCGGCGTCCTCGGCCACCAGCAGCTCCACGAGACCGACGGGACGGCCCGGGTCGTGGTCGATGCGGAGGTCCTCGATGTTGACCCCGATCTCCCCCACGTCGGCGAACAGCCGGGCCAGCTCGCCCGGGTGGTCGGGCACCGCGACGTAGACCGCCTCCGTCGGCAGTGCCGGCCCGCCGTGCTTGCCGGGGATCACCCGGGTGCCGGCGACGCCGCGGCCCAGGATCTCGCCCAGCGCGGTGTCGTCGCCGCTCTCGATGACGCCGACCAGGCGGTGCAGCGAGGCCTCCACCTCGCGCAGCACCTCGCTGACGGCCGGCTGGTTGGCGCGCAGGATCTGGCGCCACAGCGCCGGGTCGCCGGCGGCGATGCGGGTCACGTCGCGGACGCCCTGGCCCGAGAGCGACAGGTGCTCGGGCGCGGCGTCGGCGAGCTGGCCCGCGGTCAGCGCGGCCAGCAGGTGGGGCAGGTGGGAGGTGCGGGCGACCGCCCGGTCGTGCTCCAGCGGGGTGAGCCGCACCGTCTCGGCGCCGCACAGCCGCGCCAGGGCCTCGACCGCGGCCACCGCCCCCGGCTCCGAGGCGGCGTGGGGCGTCACCGCCCAGGGGCGGCCGTCGAAGAGCGCCGCCGTCGCGGCGAGCGGGCCGGAGCGCTCGCTGCCGGCCATGGGGTGGCTGCCGACGTAGCGCGCCACCTCCCCCGGCGCCCGTCGCTCCAGGTCGGCCAGGGGGCGGCTCTTCACGCTGGCCACGTCGGTGACCACCCCGCCGCGCTCCAGCGCGGCGCGGACCACCTCGGCGACGTGGTCGGGCGGGACGGCCACGACGGTGAGCGCGGCGGCGCCCTCGTCGGGGACCGGCACCCCGGCCCCCAGGCCCGTGGCGGTCCGGACGTGCTCGGGGCTGGTGTCGCTCAGCCA harbors:
- a CDS encoding prephenate dehydrogenase translates to MSEAPELDDATRRSLVAAVGGPVHVVGAGLLGTSVGLAARRAGLEVWLSDTSPEHVRTATGLGAGVPVPDEGAAALTVVAVPPDHVAEVVRAALERGGVVTDVASVKSRPLADLERRAPGEVARYVGSHPMAGSERSGPLAATAALFDGRPWAVTPHAASEPGAVAAVEALARLCGAETVRLTPLEHDRAVARTSHLPHLLAALTAGQLADAAPEHLSLSGQGVRDVTRIAAGDPALWRQILRANQPAVSEVLREVEASLHRLVGVIESGDDTALGEILGRGVAGTRVIPGKHGGPALPTEAVYVAVPDHPGELARLFADVGEIGVNIEDLRIDHDPGRPVGLVELLVAEDAASGLREALGGRSWVTHR
- a CDS encoding helix-turn-helix transcriptional regulator, which encodes MTMPSPERVPTDPGDDPLLAIEDAAGYLSITKATLYTWRSRRPGFGPCAVKVGGCLRYRRSELDRWIVAHTEAPIAGADLESSRGRTPHLAGGVALTPGGRR
- a CDS encoding S1C family serine protease; amino-acid sequence: MDDRTPSPSYDAPPAYPLDPAAVTTEPRPSGRERRRRVLRRAGVPAMALTLLVGAGGVGYALGRPGTPPGVGGTSTAPSLTRGPQDGSGATQGTQPPGWSLPSAPSPQTGDGAGVDTSGDTSGTASGDQLTGLVRIATTQSYAGAEAAGTGMVLTADGEVVTNHHVVEGATDIEVTVMATGTTYAADVVGSDAAADVALLRLDDASGLATVTTDSDGVAVGDAVTAVGDGEGAEDHLSAATGSVLATDQQITTRSGAGASVERLSDLVQISSDVVSGYSGGATYDEDGEVVGMTTAASSGTTDVVGYAVPVATVLRIAGDLEQGVQDAAYAYGRPAFLGVALDGTGTTLAGVYDATPAADAGLAEGDTITAVDGEAVGTAERLRAAVSAHEPGDSVEISWTDASGTTRSATVELTEGPVA
- the cmk gene encoding (d)CMP kinase — its product is MGSTVVVAMDGPSGSGKSSTSRAVAHRLGLRYLDTGAQFRALTAAVLDAGADLEDPDAIAAAAATTRVESGTDPQHPTITVDGVDVAARIRTQEVTDHVSAVASVPQVRQRLLDLQRAIIGDGGIVVEGRDIGSVVAPDAEVKLYLTADPAARAQRRTAENGAADVDATRADLLRRDSIDSGRATAPAVAPDGAVHLDTTPYTLDEVVEQVIALVRQQTDQHTDQAAGRATGAGSAP
- a CDS encoding lysophospholipid acyltransferase family protein encodes the protein MTASPDLSDPGGDLLEVPRTALLARGRPAAQRAVRTWWDFELHGAEQMPASGGVVVAANHVGWLDGPLLAICAPRPVHALTKQEMFVGPIGTLLTAAGQVPIDRYAVDRHALHVARRALEQDQVVGVFPEGVRGSGDMATSRPGAAYLALVTGAPVVPVSFLGTRTPGGHADSLPPRGSRLVMTLGAPLRLGRREWPRTQAEVAGAAARVTAAIVETTRQAERTTGLRLPGPLGPTPRTDDTK
- a CDS encoding tyrosine-type recombinase/integrase is translated as MGTTKAAAERALREKLVRRSPPTTASMSHQLPLRDLAALWLAFLRSEGRLEATTINEYERLLHRAVLPQLGDLRLRELSTSRVEAFIVDLAATSASRQRKAKVVLGAMLDMAVRHDALVVNPVRQTSRLRRPKTETRALTLGEVRRLRAALRDSMTSDRSGPRESPDLTDVFELMLATGARIGEVLALRWSDIDLDSAPPTLTITGTIKSEPGRATYRKDSPKTDSGVRTLALPRFAVAMLRGRQREQDPNDLDAVFVTRNGTWHQVVNMERRWRRVRESAGLEWVTPHILRKTVATLISERVDAEAASKQLGHSSSAITREFYIAKPALAADVSDLLQELADSAHDEGSPR
- the der gene encoding ribosome biogenesis GTPase Der, whose translation is MSTPETPRTPASEAEPNAPVLAVVGRPNVGKSTLVNRIIGRREAVVEDKPGVTRDRVSYDAVWNGRAFTVVDTGGWDPDARGLAKSIAAQAEIAVQVADAVLFVVDAGVGITDSDEAVVRILRKSGKPVVLAANKVDDQRTEAEAYGLWHLGLGEPIPVSALHGRGSGDLLDACLAALPETPPESFTELGGPRRIAIVGRPNVGKSSLLNQLAQEDRVVVDDASGTTVDPVDELIQLGGREWRFIDTAGIRKRVKTASGHEYYASLRTETAIERAEVAVLVIDGSQSVSEQDMRIIQTIRESGRALVIAFNKWDLVDDERRYYLDREIERDLVQVQWAPRINVTARTGWHIDRLVPALERALEGWETRIGTGQLNSFLGRLVAEHPHPVRSGKQPKVLFGTQAATAPPTFVLFTSGKLDAGYERFIERRLREEFGFVGTPISLEVRPREKRKR
- a CDS encoding SAF domain-containing protein; protein product: MTTDAPQKTSPDRPGRNGSRPGSVVTSDPDSRHVPGRGVPRVPRRYGQWAGAVLLVLVSVLLAGWLWQQKSDRVEVLAVSRQVPAGSVIGSGDLAVVEVAGVGGAVPSARVGEVLGRTTVVGLVPGQLLDAAVLTSDPVPAAGERVVGVQVDGTRAPGGLAAGDRVSVVAVPPTGDASSPSELDDPTTLAASAVVRSVDVVEGAGSRIALVVPDEVADTVASFGAAGRVALVQAPLGGDD